Part of the Cloacibacterium caeni genome is shown below.
GACCTTAATATTTACAACGGAAATTCTTGGAGTTTCAGCGAATTAAAACTTGATTAAAGAAAAATAAAATGATAGTAGAACAATTAAAAAACACACCAGAAGAATTGGTTTTCAGCAACGTAATTGCTTATATAGATAAACATTACGAATTTACACCCACCAAATTCACCAATGGAAATACGGTAAACGAAGCCAATCAAAATAATGGCTCTTGCAAGGTTTTCAGTTTTGCCAAAATCAACCAACTTTCTAAAGAAGAGACACTTTTATTATTTAGCGAGTTTTACAGAGATGATGTTTTGAAAAATCCAGAAGGAACAGACCACCAAAACATTAGAAATTTCATGAAATTTGGCTGGGAAGGAATTGTTTTCGAAGGAGAAGCTTTGAAGAAAAAATAAATCTTTCCACAATAAAATTTATTCCCATTTCATTTTTTGTACTTTCGCAATCTCAACCTTAACCTTTTCCTCAACCTAACATGAACTACGTTTCCGCAGAAAATCTGACCAAATCTTACGGCATCAAAACGCTTTTTAAGAATATTTCTTTCCATATTAATGAAGGAGATAAAATTGCGATTGTCGCCAAAAACGGCACTGGAAAATCTACGCTTTTGAAAATCCTTTTAGGAAAAGAAATTGCAGATTCTGGCGAAGTAGTGATTAATAAAGATGTTCAGGTAGTTTTGTTCGACCAAGAAATAGAGTTTGACTCTCAACTTACTGTGGAAGAATTCATGATGACACTAGATTCTAAGCCTATTCAAGCGCTTAAAAACTATCATCAGTCGCTTCATTCTACTGACCAAAAATTTATAGAAAAAGCTTTGGCAGAAATGGAAATTCACAAAGCATGGGATTTAGAAACCGAAATGAAACAAATTCTTTCGCAGCTAAAAATCACCAATTTAGAGGCGAAAATGGGAACGCTTTCTGGAGGACAAATCAAAAGAGTTGCCCTTGCAAAACTCCTCACCGAAACCAGAGCAGAACACAGACACGTCTTGCTGATTATGGACGAACCCACCAATCACTTAGACGTAGAAATGGTAGAATGGTTAGAAAATTATCTTTCTAAAGCCATGATTACGTTACTTTTAGTAACACACGACCGTTATTTTCTGGATTCTGTTTGCGACACCGTTTGGGAAATGGAAGACCAAAATCTGTATGTTCATAACGGAAGTTATGCGACTTATCTGGAAAACAAGATGATTCGTGAAGATAATTTGAACGCTACAATTGATAAAGCCAACAATCTTTACCGAAAAGAATTAGAATGGATGCGCCGTCAACCAAAAGCGAGAACTACCAAATCAAAATCCAGAATTGATGCTTTCTATGACACCGAAA
Proteins encoded:
- a CDS encoding HopJ type III effector protein codes for the protein MIVEQLKNTPEELVFSNVIAYIDKHYEFTPTKFTNGNTVNEANQNNGSCKVFSFAKINQLSKEETLLLFSEFYRDDVLKNPEGTDHQNIRNFMKFGWEGIVFEGEALKKK